GTTGGTTTTGGTGATTCAACATGCAGCTCTCAAGAGTTTCAGAGCTTCATGGCATGATCGTCACATGATGGAGCTCAAAGTGGTTCTCTCCAGTCACTCAATCGCCAATGTGGACCCGGGAGATCGTCAAACTTTTGGGTCACAATGAAAAAATGTGGCCTTGGGCATCCCTCGCTTCGTAGTTCAAACGAGTGCCGAGAGTTGCCCATATTAGTCGGCCATGGATGCAGCTAAGGTGGAGACATGTTGCCTAGTAAGTTGGCGCCCTGAAAGACCTCATGATGCATGTTCCTCGGGAGTCTCGGAGAGAAGCTGCATGGCTAGTAGTAGTTTATGTGTGTGGTGTGCAATTCCGCGGAATTCACTTACACGATCGGCCTAGGTACGACTCTACAAAAACGAATAACATTTTGGAGAAAATATATAGATGAGGTGACaaacttttaaaattttaatgTTTACTATCAAGACTTTCTTATGCTGTCtattcttcctcgtctttcttttcctcccgGTTTTTTAAAATTCTGCAGCCGTCTGTCGGTTTACATTCTGGCCGATTCCGGAGCAGCATCCAAGTCGCGGATCACCTGTTTCCAATGACAAATATCATGCGCGCATCCAACGAATAGTAAAAAGGCTAGATTATAAACAATTACATATCACGGAATTAAAGATAAATTCCTATTCGCCTGCTAATATCTGGAGgtgtatgtacatgtactgagTGAGGGGCACGGGCAGCCGTAGACAGCCCTCATTTATGCAACTTGCTGATATTTGACAGCAAACACCCGATGGCAGCCGATTCCGTCTCATGTTTTCAACACTAATGTCTCTACTACAGGTTGGTACTATGGGAATAGCATATGATTTGTCATACCGCGTTATGCAGAGGACTTGGCCATACTTTTCTTGTTTGGACATTATTCTATGGATTTGTAGTTTAAGTATTGAATAAGTCATGTTAACTATGTAGATACTTATTGGACTCGGGGCAATTCAAGTTACACGGAGTTATTTAGTTCCATTTTGACGTAGATGTCaataaatataaagcttGCAACCCCTAAGGCCTGttaccttttctttcaataGATGCCCTGGAATGCtagtttatatatttatgTTTCGGTAGGCTTGGTATCGGCGTTAAGAAGAGAGTCTCTtcattattttttaaaatatatcATCTACTACGTGACAGCACTCGTGGCGCCTGCAACTCCCTCTACCTTCAGGCTCAATCAACAACTCATCAGCAATATTTACTTGTCATATTATTCTTTCACATTGACCTCAATTGTGTCGTCAGCATAGGGGCTGAGCTCATTAATCTTTCAGCGAGTTATTTGAAAAGTTAATAAGATGGTTATTTAGGCAATTATATAGGTCATCTTTTAGACAACCTGTGCAGTGCAGCGGGTGCATTATCGAATTCTCGTatagagagaaaagaggtgAATTTGCCCTGGCTTTATGCATGAGAAGACTCGATTAGGCGTTACATGTATTTGAAGTCTCTGTTTGGCATTAAATGTATGTGAAGTGTCTGCTTGGTATTATATGTATGTGAAGTATCTGTTAGGCAATCCACGCATTTGAAGTCTCTGTTTGGCATTACATGTCTGTGCCTCGTATCCAGCCGGCCAGGGTCGCTGCAATCCACGTCATCCATTGTCTCATCTCCCTGTCACTGACCCTGATGTGTTGGGATTTAATGCCTTAGAGAGAAAAGCTCATGTAGGCTTCAAATCAAGTTAGATATATGAAGACTACTCAAAGAGGCACTTTAGTTGTTGAACTTTTAGTCATGTCTGAGTAAAGTTCCATCTCGCATGCTTCCGCTTACAGTTATCTATAAGGTGTTGATGTAATGGAGGCCATCACCGCTCATGTCAATACGGTATTTATTGGTTTAAATAGTTCGTGAGAAGCAAGAAGGATATGGAAATTATTCTGGACAAACAGTCTTATTGACAGTCAAATCCAACCTGTATCTGCGTCTCATTAGCCCAGACATCATGGCTATCTCGTCCCTTTGCGACCTTGACTCTGACCTCAGTGGCTGTTGTTTGTGCCGCATCTCCGACGACGCATGTCACCCACGAGCGGCGAGATATTCACAGCCATCGTCACTGGGAGAAGCGTAACCGTCTCGGACCACACGATATAATCCTCGTGAGAATTGGCGTCAGCCAGCGCAACTTGGATTCGTACCTATAAGTAATCATGGCGTCATGCAGAGCACCACTATCGACATTTTTTGTGCTGTAAGCATTGGACAAATTACATGTAGTCTTTGGAAAGATGGTCATTAATATATTTCATCTACATGTAGTGATGGCATCTATACTAGGTATTACGCAAAGGGAAGGTAAGCAGCAATGAGGCCACCCCATCCGCCCTTGTTGTCGGCACTGAGAGCAGCGGTATTGCCATTTACGGTGACCATGTTCTTCACCAAGTGTGTGCCAAGGTTGAAGATCTTCAATCTCTTAGGCTGTCCCTCGATAGAGACAATGTTGTCTTGAGCATATGGGCCTGAAACGCCATTAAGACCATTGAAGAACTAGGTGTTGTTAGCATTGAGATCGAAACGGAGGCACGAGGATGCAGATGAGCAGTGATGTAGTCTTACCTGCCAGAAGCCCAGGCCGTAAAAGGTCAAATCGCTGCCACCGACGACACGAAGAGACCAACCCATGAAGCACTGCAGCGAGCTTCCATCGCAGTTGGAGTAATCGGGGTCAGAGTATCTGGCATCAGGCCTAGGAAACAAGTCAACGTCAAAGGCACGTGCAGAAATAAACAATTATGGGAAAACTCACGTCCAAGGTTGAGGAGCCACAGGTGCAGGCTGCCAATACACAGTCTCCGTTTGTGCCATCAAAGCTTGCACGTTTTCAGCACCAACAAACTGGTACTGGTACAGCACAAAGTGCTCAAATGCAGTGCCGACAAGCCATGTTCCGCGCTTGGATTCAACAAGAAGGCCTCGACCCACGGCAACAGACTGACTGGTTCCGTTCGTGGCACCGCTCAATCCGTCCAGATCACGGTTGACGGACCAGCCCCAGACGCTTTCCAAGTAAGTCTGGCTGTTGGACTTCAGATGCATGAACAAGAAAGCAGCTTTGCACTGTTCGATGGGCGACTGAGGATAAGAGCGGCACTTGGTCTCGACCTCAGAGCCGATTGTTCCACCAGCGCGGAAGTGCGCATCCCACAGACCAACGTCGCCAGGCTTAAATCCAGAAGCGTTGTTTTCCACGAGAATGGCACCGGGGAGGACATCGGCCACATCGAAGGCGATGTCGCTCACCTCGATGATGCCACGAGAGCCGGTATCGCCCATCTTGAAGACAACTTGAGggttcttctcatcctcaaatGTCTTTCCATATGCTATATAAACGATTGACTGCTTAGCAAGAAACTTTCAGATATGGCCATACTGGGATTGATCACTCACCACTAATAGTAGACCACACCTCGCCGACAATTCTGGATCCAACAGGAACGTGAATAGTGCCACTAACTCGGTAGTTTCCGGCAGGGAAATAAGTGATTCTTCGGTTAGCATTGGCCTTGAGAGCAGCATTGATAGCTTTGGTAGCATCAGTCTTGCCATCACCGGTAGCACCAAAGTCTCGGACGCTCGAAAAGCAGCCGGAGCTGTACTGCTCATACTGAGGCCGCGACTTGGTCCAGTAGGCACCACTGGAGTCGACCAAGGCTTGGGGCCTTGACAGAGAGCCGCTGCTCTCGAGGTATTTGCCGGTAGTTTGATCCTTGTAAACTGTTCCCTGAATATAGGATTTCACTGTGGTGGATCGAGTTGATccggaaagaagagaggctCCTTGAGTATCAGCGACGACGTGGCCGACACGGTTGATCTTGAGGTTCTCAATGATAAGGGAGCCATCGGCATTCTTTGTGTGTTGCGATACAACAACCTTGTCGGTGGAAGTGGCTTCTGAATCGATCAGAATGACAGATCCTACAGAGTTGTTTGGTGGGGCAGTAAAGTTGACGCCGGTGTTGACATTGTTAAACTTGACACCCTGAAGAGACAGTGTAAAGATGTGATCAATCTGGATTCCGGTTTTGACATTGTTAAAAGTCAGGGCGCGCATAGCGTACTGCTGGTTGTTCAGTCGGATCTATATGCATCACCTAGATTAGCCGTTGCTCATTTGGATTCAAATCATAGCATAGAAGAACTCACTCCGATGTTGCCTCCGGTAAACTCCAGGTCGCCCATGAAAGTAGcggagccgccgccgccaccagtGGTTCCGTTGAAAACGACACCCTGGTGCAGACTGTtctcggccatcttcatGTGGTTGAAGCTCAGAGTCACGGCCTGGGCAGACGGCCAGTTGACACAAGCCACGGACGACTTGACATCTACACTTGTAGTATCGAAAACGAAGTTTCGAACTTGGTAGTAGAGGTTGATGGTAGTGGGGAATGGCGAAGTGGTAGGAGAAGGGAAAGTATCCAACAGGTATCGACCAGAGAAATTCTTGTCGGCCTTGAGGACAGGCCTATCCAATGGGTTGCCAACAAGCTGGGTGAAGATGTAGCTGTTGAGGGTTTGTGAGATCTTGTAAGTACCGGAGGGGAAGTAGATGAGCGCAGGTTTGAGTGTCTTTGCAGGAGGATCTCCTGGACCGCAACCCCATAGGCAACGTCCTCCGGCTGATAGCATTAAGCGTTAGAACAGCATATCTTCAAAGATGCTGGCTAAAACGAATGGAAATGGGAATCGTACCGTCAATAGCCGCTTGAATCGCAGCGGTATCATCTGTTTTCCCGTCGCCCTTCGCACCAAAGTCTTTCACGTTGCGGTAGACGGCATACGAGGAATCGTTCAGAAATGGAGAGATGCCCGTGTGCTTGATAGTTTCCATCCAAAAGTCTTGGTGGCGAATGACGGGATGGCACTGGCCGAAAGTGAGGCTAGCatccaaagacaaagagaggcCGCGATCAACAAGTCTGGCGATTTTGTAAGCATCAATTGAACCAATTGTGTGTATAGAGGCGAGAAGACAGGAACCTACGACTCTGGAGCAATCTCAATGGCAGCCGCATTCACTGCGGACGCGACTCCCGCGAGCCATGTCAGCAATTGAGTTGCTCGAACCATGGTGGCAATGGTCTCGTAGCAGAAGGATCAATTCAGATACTCTGAACAACTTGAGGCAATCCTGAACCCACTGAATTGAGCATGCGGAGAGGCCTGGGAATTTAAATGACATGGTAAACAAGATAACCTTGATCCAAAGTCCGGGGCAAGATCCGCAAAATTATCCGTCATGTTACAACAGCTGCGACCATCCTGACGCTTTTCCGAAGCTTTGGCTTTCCCCAACTTCTGGACAGCGAATCGGGAAGCCCTCCGAAAATGCTCAAATGCAGGTTCAACAGCTATGGTTGGTGGAAGATATATAATCTGGGGTACCGGCGGTACTGAGAGCCGGCCCGAATGGCCTGGAGCAACATTGAGGATCGAATCATCGCGAAAGGCAGCAAGGGACGATCTTGTTGTGATTCGTGTAAATTTACATCTACGAACTAAAGCGGTGGGGCGAACAGCTAGAACGGCGCAGTTTAGGCATTGAAAAGGATATGAAATGTCATCATGTCAACGTTGGAGGCCGATCAGCTGTTACGTACAACTCCGTTGGTCgattacatgtacacacAGCTGGATTCAGAATCCTATAGGCTGAGTGATGGTAATGGGCAACTTTCAACGCTATTATCAACATATGAAGCTCACCGCAAAGAAGCGCCTCTAGCTGCCGACAAGAAGACTATGTTTGAGGACCATCCGTGCTTAGAATGACCCCCACAGGTCAAATCGGGAAACTTTGTCTTGCCCGATTAGATGGACTGGAGAAAGCTCCCATTGTCATGCGCTTTTGTTTGGAACTGAGTTTGAACGACAgcttcagccagccagatgAAAAGAGTTCTGTTATACAAGGAACATTTGAGGCCATCGACCCCTGCCGTTGTTACCTAACAGCAACTGTCCATGATGCGATGCGACCAACGAGTGATGATCATATGGGGGTATATAGACGACCATCTCAAAAACTAGTCATTATTTGGTGATGTTGCAAGAATGATACTAGATGATCCCCTATCATCATTGAAGCAACATTTTACGCCTAGTTATTCTTCCGCCTCTTCCGTCTCTTCAGTAGACGAATGGTTTGAGCCGAATCTATTAATAAACAAGAGAGGACACTCAGAATGTCGTCAGAGAAGTGGTGCTGGGGTATGGAGAACTTTGTTTGTCCACTTGGTTGAAATAGGCAGCTGTGTAGCAAGCAAATATGCAGGCAAGGATCCAATGTTACCTATCACAAACCACCCCCTCCGACTACAAAACGGTGAAGTTACATGAGCTTTCATGAGCCTTACTTATTAACCTGACAGAAAAgtagaaaagcaaaaaaagaaagcgacTGAATCTCAATCGCGTTGTTATATAGGAAAAGCCCAATGCGGGGGTCGAACCCGCAACCTTGAGATTGCATTCAGAATGTGTAACTCTTAAGAGTCTCACGCTCTACCGATTGAGCTAACCGGGCAAGTCACGTGTTGGTCATGGACCAATCACGAAACGCCGATTGAGCTGTCAGTCGCTTGTTGGAAAGAGACATTCTTTTTACACTCTATGAAGCTATGGTGTCttgtaaaaaaagagacgaaCCGCTCCAGCAGTTggcttttcccttttctgcCGACTTCGCATGTAATATTATTCCGGCAGTTGCCTTCTGTCATCAAGGATTTTAGTTATGACAACGATATTTTGTAAGATATCAGCAGTAAAGCTTGGGAGTCAAACATCATGATGGCTAGTGAAGTGAGACAGAATATCTCATCGCCACAAATTCTCCAACAAAACGCCGCGTAATATCGGGTGTAACCAAACTACCGAAAGTTGAAACAGATTGGGTATCACACGTCAACCAGTATATGTTTGCATAAATCGTCTTACACCAATCCTACCGCCATGATCTTATCACATTTGTGCTCTCTTGTAGGCAAGAACACAGCTATATAGAACGCTACACTGCGCTTTTCGCTCATCAGCGTGGAGCGTATTGCCTAACCGTtgaagacaaggaaaagacCTAAAGAACTATATCTCCCAACAATGTCCTTTGATGAGTCATTCCTAAGCCCGAGAGGCTTGTTGGTGAACAACAACTCAAACTTTGTCTGCGATGGGCCAAACTTCTCAAAGCTCCAACAGGCGACGCAGGCGACGCTAAGATTGCCATACGATGACCAAAGAATTCGCTATGTAGCTGGGTTTACAGACAAGGGAATGCAAGAGGTATTGCTCAA
This genomic stretch from Trichoderma breve strain T069 chromosome 1, whole genome shotgun sequence harbors:
- a CDS encoding pectate lyase superfamily protein domain-containing protein; amino-acid sequence: MVRATQLLTWLAGVASAVNAAAIEIAPESLVDRGLSLSLDASLTFGQCHPVIRHQDFWMETIKHTGISPFLNDSSYAVYRNVKDFGAKGDGKTDDTAAIQAAIDAGGRCLWGCGPGDPPAKTLKPALIYFPSGTYKISQTLNSYIFTQLVGNPLDRPVLKADKNFSGRYLLDTFPSPTTSPFPTTINLYYQVRNFVFDTTSVDVKSSVACVNWPSAQAVTLSFNHMKMAENSLHQGVVFNGTTGGGGGSATFMGDLEFTGGNIGIRLNNQQYAMRALTFNNVKTGIQIDHIFTLSLQGVKFNNVNTGVNFTAPPNNSVGSVILIDSEATSTDKVVVSQHTKNADGSLIIENLKINRVGHVVADTQGASLLSGSTRSTTVKSYIQGTVYKDQTTGKYLESSGSLSRPQALVDSSGAYWTKSRPQYEQYSSGCFSSVRDFGATGDGKTDATKAINAALKANANRRITYFPAGNYRVSGTIHVPVGSRIVGEVWSTISAYGKTFEDEKNPQVVFKMGDTGSRGIIEVSDIAFDVADVLPGAILVENNASGFKPGDVGLWDAHFRAGGTIGSEVETKCRSYPQSPIEQCKAAFLFMHLKSNSQTYLESVWGWSVNRDLDGLSGATNGTSQSVAVGRGLLVESKRGTWLVGTAFEHFVLYQYQFVGAENVQALMAQTETVYWQPAPVAPQPWTPDARYSDPDYSNCDGSSLQCFMGWSLRVVGGSDLTFYGLGFWQFFNGLNGVSGPYAQDNIVSIEGQPKRLKIFNLGTHLVKNMVTVNGNTAALSADNKGGWGGLIAAYLPFA